The following coding sequences are from one Pigmentibacter sp. JX0631 window:
- a CDS encoding phosphodiester glycosidase family protein: MKRNTLFLVLIIILQIFAISCKNNDNDFNNAINAKPSKTALGKVYFNSSEAHIDNLNNIIISNIDIKNEKELKIKFSDKDESNSFTLDNQTIHNNQDILSIIKKKKVLLKKINKDGSIDEYNLYFSQLPVLSISTDKINNFPDINKAHVNLDTLNTDIYINTRGKASLNFLKKSFAIYTNSDFTNYLSKNFKIKSKENLYSLYASDPDPSLIRDQVSQEIFYEKLGSNLKSQKVDGKHIDLFINNKYWGIYYISTIINTSVLKDDKLSDLLEQTWQKKGYDNLLYTVSNDQSNILKDPRNFKFSKDPTTESEKLSIDLSKCESALEKTFEPNYVNSFLTTILAIKGSDNIVNNSFIAFNKGNINDFVHSNYSNGNELYYLLWDADQSFGTYQKKINYNRYNVVFDHIDYVKDRGSLVTCYLQDVNGFKNKFIQKWLKENNSLPGFIKDSLERNFKYLDQNMAYDREFIRWKTNKSVSSPKPFDENDLNLMINWVDNRFKYLEEDFLKIPSSAYNKYQIKKINGDPVVIHRTQFNFNHFKLVPIIAKNRMETHEEASKRTNAIAIATGGFFEYYYKNQFIHDRASSYIINGPEGCDATGKYPTIDYKANPIGVFKEKNKYHSTSDEFLPALGWNDQGEYVIGDLSIAVTVTFPIAGKTLNIKYLNIPLSDNSSYINLFNNSFGKNTNTPAGTFEVTINSATNLIESISSTGNAIIPNNGYVISFGTNSNLSGLNLATLKVGDHININYNYTESILATNTTKSFQNMDYIRSKNQNLVINGKVVQDVEDAYKRTQLIPHQAINSKWMTKRDKLLWLDPNFFPGSHPRSALCIRNDKWNLYVVDGRQPGISEGMTIHELAHHLKDEGCDQVINFDGGSSATINFRGFKMNINSGGQGKCTNISRPVADFMIIQRK; this comes from the coding sequence ATGAAAAGAAATACCCTTTTTTTAGTCCTTATAATCATTCTTCAAATTTTTGCTATTTCATGCAAAAATAATGATAATGATTTTAATAATGCTATAAACGCTAAACCATCTAAAACAGCTCTTGGAAAAGTGTATTTTAATAGCAGCGAAGCACATATTGATAATTTAAATAATATTATAATTTCAAATATTGATATTAAAAATGAAAAAGAGCTTAAAATTAAATTTTCCGATAAAGACGAGAGCAATTCATTTACTTTAGATAATCAAACTATCCACAATAATCAAGATATTTTGAGCATTATTAAAAAGAAAAAAGTGCTATTAAAAAAGATAAATAAAGACGGCTCAATTGATGAATACAATTTGTATTTTTCACAATTACCTGTACTCAGTATAAGTACCGATAAAATTAATAACTTTCCTGATATAAACAAAGCTCATGTAAATTTAGATACTTTAAATACCGACATTTATATTAATACAAGAGGAAAAGCCTCTTTAAATTTCTTAAAGAAATCTTTTGCAATTTATACAAATAGTGATTTTACTAATTATTTATCTAAGAATTTTAAAATAAAATCTAAAGAAAATTTATATTCTTTATATGCTAGTGACCCAGATCCTTCTTTAATAAGAGATCAAGTAAGTCAAGAAATTTTTTATGAAAAACTAGGAAGTAATTTAAAAAGCCAAAAAGTAGATGGAAAACATATAGATCTTTTTATCAATAATAAATATTGGGGCATTTACTATATATCCACTATTATTAACACTAGTGTACTAAAAGATGATAAGTTATCTGATCTTTTAGAACAAACATGGCAAAAAAAAGGGTATGATAATTTACTATATACTGTTTCAAATGATCAATCTAATATCCTTAAAGATCCTCGTAATTTCAAATTCAGTAAAGATCCTACTACTGAAAGCGAAAAACTTAGTATAGATTTATCAAAATGCGAAAGCGCTCTTGAAAAGACATTTGAACCCAACTATGTAAATAGTTTCTTAACAACAATTCTTGCTATTAAGGGAAGTGATAATATCGTAAACAATAGTTTTATTGCTTTTAACAAAGGTAATATTAATGATTTTGTTCATTCTAATTATTCTAATGGCAACGAACTATATTATTTACTTTGGGATGCCGATCAATCTTTTGGAACCTATCAAAAGAAAATAAATTATAACAGATATAATGTTGTTTTTGACCATATTGATTATGTAAAAGATCGTGGATCTTTAGTCACTTGTTATTTGCAAGATGTAAATGGTTTTAAAAATAAATTTATTCAAAAATGGCTTAAAGAAAATAATAGCTTACCAGGATTTATTAAAGATTCTCTTGAAAGAAATTTTAAATATTTAGACCAAAATATGGCATATGATAGAGAATTTATACGTTGGAAGACTAATAAATCAGTAAGCTCACCAAAACCATTTGATGAAAATGACTTAAATTTAATGATCAATTGGGTAGATAATCGATTTAAGTACCTAGAAGAAGATTTTCTTAAAATCCCAAGCAGTGCTTATAATAAATATCAAATTAAGAAAATAAATGGAGATCCAGTTGTAATTCACAGAACACAATTCAATTTTAATCATTTTAAACTAGTACCTATTATCGCAAAAAATAGAATGGAAACTCATGAAGAAGCTAGTAAAAGAACAAATGCAATAGCTATAGCGACAGGTGGATTTTTTGAGTACTACTACAAAAATCAATTTATTCATGACAGAGCAAGTTCATATATCATAAATGGTCCTGAGGGCTGTGATGCTACTGGTAAATATCCAACAATTGATTATAAAGCTAATCCTATTGGTGTATTTAAAGAAAAAAACAAATACCATTCAACTTCTGATGAGTTTCTTCCTGCTTTGGGCTGGAATGATCAAGGTGAGTATGTTATCGGAGATCTTTCTATTGCAGTTACAGTTACTTTTCCTATAGCAGGAAAAACTTTGAATATAAAATATTTGAATATTCCATTGTCAGATAACTCATCCTATATTAACCTTTTTAATAATAGCTTTGGGAAAAATACAAATACACCAGCTGGTACATTTGAAGTAACAATTAATTCAGCAACAAATTTAATTGAGTCAATTTCATCCACTGGAAATGCTATTATTCCTAATAATGGATATGTAATTTCTTTTGGAACAAATTCAAATTTATCTGGATTAAATTTAGCCACACTCAAAGTTGGAGATCACATTAATATAAACTACAACTATACTGAAAGTATATTGGCTACTAATACTACAAAATCTTTTCAAAATATGGATTACATTAGAAGCAAAAACCAAAATTTAGTAATAAATGGTAAAGTTGTTCAAGATGTTGAAGATGCATATAAAAGGACTCAACTCATTCCTCATCAAGCTATTAATAGCAAATGGATGACTAAACGCGATAAATTATTATGGCTAGATCCCAATTTCTTCCCAGGATCTCATCCTAGATCGGCACTTTGCATAAGAAACGACAAATGGAATTTGTATGTTGTAGATGGCCGCCAACCTGGTATTTCTGAAGGTATGACTATCCATGAATTAGCTCATCATCTAAAAGATGAAGGATGCGACCAAGTAATCAATTTTGATGGAGGCTCTTCTGCAACTATCAACTTTAGAGGGTTTAAAATGAATATTAATTCAGGTGGACAAGGAAAATGCACCAATATTTCAAGGCCCGTTGCTGATTTTATGATTATTCAACGCAAATAA